A stretch of Elusimicrobiota bacterium DNA encodes these proteins:
- a CDS encoding acyl-CoA dehydrogenase family protein: MNYFLTEEQQAIVQVAREIAQKKIKPVREKHDAEDTFAWEIVEEFRKADLCGVYFHTNYGGLGGGVFELALVVEELSKVCGGIALSLAATALGTFPIMLFGTPEQKKRWLPDLASGKRLGAFTITEPEAGSDATATRCTAKKDGNDYILNGVKNFATNGEVAEIYSTFASTNPSRGARGITCFVIEKGTKGFSFGKKEHKMGIRSSATYELVFDNCRIPAANMLGKEGQGLFVAQATLDISRPGVASQALGIGTGALEEALNYAKVRKQFGQTVLSFQSSQHMVADMATKLEAARALLYSVVRAMDVDFKAAVEASEQSGKTVYEEMKRVASGRWTKYSAMCKLFCSDTAFEVADNAIQLCGGIGYMRDFPVEKYLRDAKITQIYEGTNQIQRNEIGMMITKELASKGD, translated from the coding sequence ATGAACTATTTCTTGACCGAAGAGCAGCAGGCCATCGTCCAAGTCGCGCGCGAAATCGCCCAGAAGAAAATAAAGCCCGTCCGCGAAAAGCACGACGCCGAGGACACCTTCGCCTGGGAAATCGTCGAGGAATTCCGCAAGGCCGATTTGTGCGGCGTCTACTTCCACACCAACTACGGCGGATTGGGCGGCGGGGTGTTTGAATTGGCCCTGGTCGTCGAGGAATTGTCGAAGGTGTGCGGCGGCATCGCGCTCAGCCTGGCGGCCACGGCCCTGGGCACCTTCCCCATCATGCTCTTCGGCACGCCGGAGCAAAAGAAACGCTGGCTGCCCGACCTGGCCTCCGGCAAACGCCTCGGCGCTTTCACGATCACCGAACCCGAAGCCGGTTCCGACGCCACCGCCACCCGCTGCACGGCGAAGAAAGACGGCAACGACTACATTTTGAACGGCGTGAAAAATTTCGCCACCAACGGCGAAGTGGCCGAAATTTATTCGACGTTCGCGTCCACCAACCCCTCCCGGGGCGCCCGTGGCATCACCTGCTTTGTGATCGAGAAAGGGACCAAGGGATTCTCCTTCGGTAAAAAAGAGCACAAGATGGGCATCCGCTCCAGCGCCACCTACGAATTGGTGTTCGACAATTGCCGCATCCCGGCCGCCAACATGCTCGGAAAAGAAGGCCAGGGATTGTTCGTGGCCCAGGCCACGCTGGACATTTCCCGCCCCGGCGTCGCCTCCCAGGCCCTGGGCATCGGCACCGGCGCCCTGGAAGAAGCCCTCAACTACGCCAAGGTGCGCAAGCAGTTCGGCCAAACGGTTCTTTCCTTCCAATCCTCCCAGCACATGGTGGCCGACATGGCGACCAAGCTGGAAGCGGCCCGGGCGCTGCTCTACAGCGTGGTGCGGGCCATGGACGTCGATTTCAAAGCGGCGGTGGAAGCGTCGGAGCAATCGGGCAAAACGGTGTACGAGGAAATGAAGCGCGTCGCCTCCGGCCGGTGGACCAAATACTCCGCCATGTGCAAACTGTTCTGCTCGGACACGGCCTTTGAAGTCGCCGACAACGCCATCCAGCTGTGCGGAGGCATCGGCTACATGCGGGACTTCCCCGTTGAAAAATACCTGCGGGACGCGAAGATCACCCAGATTTACGAAGGCACCAACCAGATTCAGCGCAACGAAATCGGGATGATGATCACCAAGGAGTTGGCGTCCAAGGGGGACTGA
- a CDS encoding electron transfer flavoprotein subunit beta/FixA family protein produces MHIVVCIKQTPATSNIQIDPATGTLKREGMAAAINPFDAYAIEEAVRIKERLPGTTVSVVTMGPPQAEDSLREAIACGADQAFHLTSRAFAGADTWATSYTIQMGIRKIMKEKGPVQLVICGKQTNDGDTGHVGPGIAAWLDWPNIAYVKKVEAVDDKKIVVHRMMEDGVDVLEMDLPAVLAVVKEINEPRVASLKGKMNAKKAVIPKWTEADIEADKKCIGLGGSPTIVSKSFNPPPRKGGVKIDGATAEEKAKNLVDKLQEMKLI; encoded by the coding sequence CTGCACATCGTCGTCTGCATCAAGCAGACGCCCGCGACATCGAACATTCAAATCGACCCCGCCACCGGAACGCTCAAGCGCGAAGGCATGGCCGCGGCCATCAACCCGTTCGACGCCTACGCCATCGAAGAGGCCGTTCGCATCAAGGAACGGCTCCCGGGCACCACGGTCTCCGTCGTGACCATGGGCCCCCCTCAAGCCGAAGATTCGCTCCGCGAGGCCATCGCCTGCGGCGCCGACCAGGCTTTCCATTTGACCAGCCGCGCCTTCGCCGGCGCCGACACCTGGGCCACGTCCTACACGATCCAGATGGGCATTCGCAAAATCATGAAGGAAAAAGGCCCGGTCCAGCTGGTGATTTGCGGCAAGCAGACCAACGACGGCGACACGGGCCACGTGGGCCCGGGCATCGCCGCCTGGCTGGACTGGCCCAACATCGCCTACGTCAAGAAGGTGGAGGCGGTCGACGACAAGAAGATCGTCGTTCATCGCATGATGGAGGACGGGGTCGACGTTTTGGAAATGGATTTGCCCGCCGTGCTCGCCGTGGTGAAGGAAATCAACGAGCCCCGGGTGGCCTCCCTCAAGGGCAAGATGAACGCCAAAAAGGCGGTCATCCCCAAGTGGACCGAGGCGGACATCGAAGCCGACAAGAAATGCATCGGGCTGGGCGGGTCGCCCACCATCGTGTCCAAGTCCTTCAACCCGCCGCCGCGCAAGGGCGGGGTGAAAATCGACGGCGCCACCGCCGAAGAGAAAGCCAAAAATCTCGTGGACAAGCTCCAGGAAATGAAGCTGATCTAA
- a CDS encoding 4Fe-4S binding protein, which translates to MPNAIFVDKHRCTGCTSCARVCPVSCIDMVERPKEPNVTWRKLAVIDEAKCIFCNACVQACDKLFEKSKNKDVFHAITMVKEKVEGKTTVDVSLYKNVWIFAEMRHGKLMPTAYELLGVARGLAQTLGEEVAAVLMGKDVARHAQDLIDHGADRVYVLDHPTLENFVDEIYTQLLTDLIIQEKPNKLLMPASTIGRSFGSRVAISANTGITADATELAIDPQTRMLHATRPSFGGNLMATILCEKHRPEMATVRPMAFPRAPKQAGRQGKVINVAVDLAKVKQRTRFVRYEAEKGEAQDITSAEVIVAGGRGVGGAEGFKSIEALARLLKGAVGASRAAVDAGWIAYRHQVGLTGRTVRPKLYIAAGISGQIQHLAGMSSSEVIVSINKDAEAPLNKMATFSIDGDLFEILPALVKEIEKRRGH; encoded by the coding sequence ATGCCCAACGCGATCTTCGTCGACAAACACCGCTGCACCGGCTGCACGTCCTGCGCCCGGGTGTGCCCCGTCTCCTGCATCGACATGGTGGAGCGACCGAAGGAACCCAACGTCACCTGGCGGAAGCTCGCCGTGATCGACGAAGCCAAATGCATTTTTTGCAACGCCTGCGTCCAGGCCTGCGACAAGCTGTTCGAGAAGTCGAAGAACAAAGACGTCTTCCACGCCATCACCATGGTGAAGGAAAAGGTGGAAGGGAAAACCACCGTCGACGTTTCTCTTTACAAGAACGTGTGGATCTTCGCCGAGATGCGCCACGGCAAGCTGATGCCCACCGCCTACGAATTGTTGGGCGTGGCCCGGGGATTGGCCCAGACGCTGGGGGAAGAAGTCGCGGCCGTGCTCATGGGCAAGGACGTCGCCCGACACGCCCAGGATTTGATCGACCACGGGGCCGATCGCGTCTACGTGCTCGACCACCCCACCCTGGAAAACTTCGTCGACGAAATTTACACCCAGCTGTTGACCGATTTGATCATCCAGGAAAAACCCAACAAGCTTTTGATGCCCGCCTCGACCATCGGCCGGTCCTTCGGCTCCCGGGTGGCCATCTCGGCCAACACCGGCATCACCGCCGACGCGACGGAATTGGCCATCGACCCCCAAACCCGCATGCTCCACGCCACGCGGCCCTCTTTCGGCGGCAATTTGATGGCGACGATTTTGTGCGAAAAGCACCGCCCCGAAATGGCGACGGTGCGCCCCATGGCCTTCCCCCGGGCGCCCAAGCAGGCCGGGCGCCAGGGAAAAGTGATCAACGTGGCCGTCGATCTGGCCAAAGTCAAACAGCGCACCCGCTTTGTCCGCTACGAAGCCGAAAAGGGCGAAGCCCAGGACATCACCTCCGCCGAAGTCATCGTGGCGGGCGGTCGCGGCGTGGGCGGGGCGGAAGGGTTTAAGTCCATCGAGGCGTTGGCCCGTTTGTTGAAAGGCGCGGTCGGCGCCAGCCGGGCCGCCGTCGACGCCGGCTGGATCGCCTACCGCCATCAGGTGGGATTGACCGGACGCACCGTGCGTCCCAAGCTTTACATCGCCGCCGGGATCTCCGGCCAAATCCAGCACTTGGCCGGCATGAGTTCCAGCGAAGTCATCGTTTCCATCAACAAGGACGCCGAGGCGCCCTTGAACAAAATGGCGACGTTCTCCATCGACGGCGACCTGTTCGAAATTCTGCCGGCTCTCGTCAAAGAAATCGAAAAACGCCGGGGCCATTAG
- the waaF gene encoding lipopolysaccharide heptosyltransferase II, with translation MSSRVLVRAPNWLGDAVMCGPFLKGLLARGRPVDVLARPAVAGLFEGFPGLSEVLILKPDETLRSAARRLAGRGYAAAYALPPSFSAAALHFLARIPERVGHATDFRSFLLTRAVRPDERFHYTRRYLQLLGDSAKEPGPGDFYVPTADDSTMDAWVGARGIDARRLLILAPGSRAPARRWDPERFAAVADRAGSDWSAVLLLGAAEDRPVADAVAREAERPLVNLCGETPVPLAAALLRRAAALVTNESGMMHLGWAGGTPTVVVAGPSEPQATSPFGPRVRVIQHREIPCVPCVRNVCGRRGEETNLCLRAVGAEEVIAALAELSRR, from the coding sequence ATGTCTTCCCGCGTGCTGGTTCGAGCGCCCAATTGGCTGGGCGACGCCGTGATGTGCGGCCCCTTTCTCAAAGGGCTTCTGGCCCGGGGCCGGCCGGTGGACGTGTTGGCCCGGCCCGCCGTCGCGGGCCTTTTCGAAGGGTTCCCCGGCCTCTCCGAAGTTCTGATTCTCAAACCCGACGAAACGCTCCGGTCCGCCGCCCGGCGTTTGGCCGGCCGCGGCTACGCCGCCGCCTACGCCCTGCCCCCCTCCTTTTCCGCCGCCGCCCTTCATTTTCTGGCGCGCATTCCCGAGCGGGTGGGGCACGCCACGGATTTTCGATCGTTCCTCCTGACCCGCGCGGTCCGCCCGGACGAACGATTCCACTACACCCGGCGTTATCTCCAACTGCTGGGAGACTCCGCCAAGGAACCCGGTCCGGGGGACTTTTATGTGCCCACGGCCGATGATTCCACGATGGACGCCTGGGTCGGCGCCCGGGGGATCGACGCCCGCCGACTGCTGATTCTGGCCCCGGGAAGCCGGGCCCCCGCCCGGCGTTGGGACCCCGAACGATTCGCCGCCGTGGCGGACCGCGCGGGCTCGGACTGGTCGGCCGTTCTGCTCCTGGGCGCCGCCGAAGACCGCCCGGTCGCCGACGCGGTGGCCCGCGAAGCCGAACGCCCCCTGGTCAACCTCTGCGGGGAGACCCCCGTGCCCTTGGCGGCGGCGCTCCTTCGGCGGGCGGCCGCCCTGGTCACCAACGAATCGGGAATGATGCATTTGGGATGGGCCGGGGGAACGCCCACGGTCGTGGTGGCGGGGCCGTCGGAACCCCAGGCCACTTCGCCCTTTGGGCCCCGCGTTCGGGTGATCCAACACCGGGAAATCCCCTGCGTCCCCTGCGTCCGCAACGTGTGCGGGCGCCGCGGCGAGGAGACCAACCTTTGCCTTCGGGCGGTGGGGGCCGAGGAAGTCATCGCCGCCCTGGCCGAACTTTCCCGCCGGTAG
- a CDS encoding DUF2914 domain-containing protein, protein MKKILWAVGLVVGGLSFVRAEEMAPVAAPAPAGVEILGASVGTGVDNRELTGESATFDAGVTRVYCWTKAKAATVPGSLKHVWSVDGKEVSEVPLTLSVSPARTWSYKTVWPGAWKVEVKDDAGTVLKSIDFTVAAAAAASPAAPQ, encoded by the coding sequence ATGAAGAAAATCCTTTGGGCGGTGGGTTTGGTCGTCGGCGGTTTGTCCTTCGTTCGGGCCGAGGAGATGGCCCCGGTGGCGGCCCCCGCTCCGGCCGGTGTTGAGATTTTGGGCGCTTCGGTGGGCACGGGCGTCGACAACCGGGAATTGACCGGGGAGTCGGCGACGTTCGACGCCGGCGTGACCCGCGTTTATTGCTGGACCAAGGCCAAAGCGGCCACGGTCCCGGGTTCATTGAAGCACGTGTGGTCCGTGGACGGGAAAGAGGTTTCCGAAGTTCCCCTGACCTTGAGCGTCTCCCCCGCCCGCACCTGGAGTTACAAAACCGTCTGGCCGGGCGCCTGGAAGGTGGAGGTCAAAGACGACGCCGGCACGGTGCTGAAGTCGATCGACTTTACGGTCGCCGCCGCCGCGGCCGCCTCTCCCGCCGCCCCGCAATAG
- a CDS encoding AAA family ATPase, whose protein sequence is MYLKRLEMVGFKSFAERTRLEFEPGVTAIVGPNGCGKSNVVDAVRWCLGEMSAKSLRSKVLVDVIFNGSANRAPSNLSEVSITFDNSQNRLPIDYTEVTITRRLFRSGESEYFLNKTQCRLKDIREMLLDTGLGEDGYSIMEQGKVEYVLSAKPEERRELFEEAAGVSKYKARREEALRRLERTQLDLDRLSDVIALTKEQMDKIEAAVRKARQYQKIQENLKSLEISHALFESKQLEEQMEAMRSAQTVMEKDLQQRTAEAAAREAERTQLHWEETQWGEKLVEGNRRLSELDGAMGLAEQRQTTARERQAEIQYRDLVLDGEIAQGQTRLAELARLAADIEAGLAAERDTARQSSEILERTEKLAAEKASLLADVQNVAKQVQEALWKNTQERTRLNNDIVAQRSLETRLEMQLAQFAKELTKAEERMAQERAAVTEAHRLSLVDGEGLAGGEARVQSAHAALDAGERAVAEAQQRQSRTQEELFRAQAQLDAQEEWEASDVYARGVQSVLSAGLPGVHGPVGKLISVSTADEVSVRRALGVHVNDLVADTLDDARSAIRYLAEGSHGRARFLVLDRLPVAPPAVAAPVGQKSLLDMARADARFEPVVRHLLSGWFSSDGALFGDGVLEGGSENATGPVFDALRRENLQKEIAGHTAALNDLQRSKAALEDARRGAAGELDAARRSLEETRARQAVRLEERERVEKQIALAERERDLITAEMARARAEESQAQSSAAALEVRLEDLKTEEARLRGEWANLQTSLQERQADNFTASSELAVARERAHGHEERLRWKEKQLSDVAAERQTLSVAVESKTQERSGSSAKVEEQKRIERESEARISELLTERKGADEALEAIQGQRRTLAEKIQSVEKNLAELRRANEEMQQQLHEKKLQHGHAQFRLEALETHLKDRYQLTIAEAREGHPAPTEAVPTTELEKLRRRVEGLGPVNLAAPEEHAQLEERYSFLLSQQQDLVKAKEDLLTTIQKINASTRVNLKETFDKVRENFKTIYSQLFPGGEADVRLTDESDVLNAGVEIYAQPPGKKLQNITLLSGGEKALTALSLLFAFYMVRPAPFAILDEVDAPLDEANVTRFVTLIKAFTEHAQFIVITHNKRTMETADTLYGVTMEVQGVSRLLSARLKTLEDRRTAQSPEAVLASPGAAG, encoded by the coding sequence ATGTACTTAAAGCGCCTTGAGATGGTCGGCTTCAAATCCTTCGCCGAACGCACCCGCCTGGAATTTGAGCCCGGCGTCACCGCCATTGTCGGCCCCAACGGCTGCGGCAAGTCCAACGTGGTGGACGCCGTTCGCTGGTGCCTGGGCGAAATGAGCGCCAAATCCCTTCGTTCCAAAGTGCTCGTGGACGTCATTTTTAACGGTTCGGCCAACCGCGCCCCGTCGAACCTGTCCGAAGTCTCCATCACCTTTGACAACTCCCAAAACCGGCTCCCCATCGATTACACCGAAGTCACCATCACCCGGCGCCTGTTCCGTTCCGGGGAGTCCGAATACTTTTTGAACAAAACCCAGTGCCGCCTGAAAGACATCCGCGAGATGCTGTTGGACACGGGCCTGGGCGAAGACGGCTATTCCATCATGGAACAGGGCAAGGTTGAATACGTGCTTTCGGCCAAACCCGAGGAACGGCGGGAGTTGTTCGAAGAAGCGGCCGGGGTTTCGAAGTATAAAGCGCGCCGGGAAGAAGCCCTTCGGCGGTTGGAGCGCACCCAGCTCGACTTGGACCGCCTCTCGGACGTCATCGCCTTGACCAAGGAGCAGATGGACAAAATCGAGGCCGCCGTGCGCAAGGCCCGCCAGTACCAAAAGATTCAGGAAAACCTGAAGTCCCTGGAAATTTCCCACGCCCTGTTCGAATCCAAGCAATTGGAAGAACAGATGGAAGCCATGCGGTCGGCCCAGACCGTCATGGAGAAGGATTTGCAGCAACGGACGGCCGAAGCCGCCGCCCGGGAAGCCGAGCGCACCCAACTCCACTGGGAGGAAACCCAGTGGGGCGAAAAACTCGTGGAAGGCAACCGCCGGTTGTCCGAACTCGACGGGGCCATGGGGTTGGCCGAGCAGCGTCAAACCACCGCCCGGGAGCGCCAGGCCGAAATCCAATACCGGGATTTGGTGTTGGACGGGGAGATCGCCCAGGGCCAGACGCGCCTGGCCGAACTGGCCCGGTTGGCCGCCGACATCGAAGCCGGCCTCGCCGCCGAACGGGACACCGCCCGCCAGTCGTCGGAGATTTTGGAGCGCACCGAGAAACTGGCCGCCGAAAAGGCCTCCCTCTTGGCCGACGTTCAAAACGTGGCCAAGCAGGTCCAGGAAGCCCTTTGGAAAAACACCCAGGAGCGGACGCGCCTCAACAACGACATCGTCGCCCAGCGTTCCCTGGAAACCCGCTTGGAAATGCAATTGGCCCAGTTCGCGAAGGAATTGACCAAGGCCGAGGAACGGATGGCCCAGGAACGGGCCGCCGTGACGGAAGCCCACCGCCTGTCCCTGGTGGACGGCGAGGGGCTGGCGGGGGGGGAAGCCCGGGTCCAATCGGCCCACGCCGCTCTGGACGCCGGGGAGCGGGCCGTCGCCGAGGCGCAACAGCGCCAATCCCGAACCCAGGAAGAATTGTTCCGGGCCCAAGCCCAATTGGACGCTCAGGAAGAATGGGAAGCCTCCGACGTCTACGCCCGGGGCGTCCAGTCCGTGTTGTCCGCCGGCCTGCCCGGGGTCCACGGTCCCGTCGGCAAATTGATTTCGGTGTCGACGGCGGACGAAGTGTCCGTACGGCGCGCCCTCGGGGTCCACGTCAACGATTTGGTCGCGGACACCCTGGACGACGCCCGGTCCGCCATCCGGTATTTGGCGGAAGGCTCCCACGGCCGGGCCCGTTTCCTCGTTTTGGACCGCCTCCCGGTCGCGCCGCCCGCGGTGGCCGCGCCCGTGGGCCAGAAGTCCCTCCTGGACATGGCCCGGGCCGACGCCCGTTTTGAGCCCGTGGTCCGGCATCTTTTGAGCGGTTGGTTCTCCTCCGACGGCGCCCTCTTCGGCGACGGCGTCTTGGAGGGGGGGAGCGAGAACGCGACGGGGCCCGTGTTTGACGCCCTGCGGCGGGAGAACTTGCAGAAGGAAATCGCCGGCCACACCGCCGCCCTGAACGACCTTCAGCGGTCCAAGGCGGCGTTGGAGGACGCCCGGCGCGGAGCCGCCGGGGAGCTCGACGCGGCCCGGCGGTCCCTCGAGGAAACCCGGGCCCGCCAAGCGGTCCGGCTGGAAGAGCGCGAGCGGGTCGAGAAGCAAATCGCCCTGGCCGAGCGCGAACGGGATTTGATCACCGCCGAAATGGCCCGGGCCCGCGCCGAGGAGTCCCAGGCCCAGTCCTCCGCCGCGGCCTTGGAAGTCCGGTTGGAGGACCTCAAAACCGAGGAAGCCCGTCTGCGCGGGGAGTGGGCCAATCTTCAGACGTCTTTGCAGGAACGCCAGGCCGACAACTTCACCGCGTCCTCCGAACTGGCCGTGGCCCGCGAACGGGCCCACGGGCACGAGGAGCGCCTCCGTTGGAAGGAAAAACAGCTGTCCGACGTGGCCGCGGAACGCCAAACCTTGTCCGTCGCCGTGGAATCCAAGACCCAGGAGCGGTCGGGGTCGTCCGCCAAAGTGGAGGAGCAAAAGCGCATTGAACGGGAATCCGAAGCCCGCATTTCGGAGCTGTTGACGGAGCGGAAAGGCGCCGACGAAGCCCTGGAAGCGATTCAGGGCCAGCGCCGGACCTTGGCCGAAAAAATCCAATCGGTGGAAAAAAACCTCGCCGAGCTGCGCCGGGCCAACGAGGAGATGCAACAGCAACTCCACGAGAAAAAGCTCCAGCACGGACACGCCCAGTTCCGCCTCGAGGCCCTGGAAACCCATCTCAAGGACCGTTACCAATTGACGATCGCGGAAGCCCGGGAAGGCCACCCCGCGCCCACCGAGGCCGTCCCGACCACGGAGTTGGAAAAACTCCGACGCCGGGTGGAGGGCCTGGGGCCGGTGAACTTGGCCGCGCCCGAAGAACACGCCCAGTTGGAGGAGCGCTACAGCTTCCTGCTTTCCCAGCAGCAGGACCTGGTGAAAGCCAAGGAAGATCTGCTCACCACCATTCAAAAGATCAACGCTTCGACCCGCGTGAACCTGAAAGAAACCTTCGACAAGGTTCGGGAAAACTTCAAAACCATCTACAGCCAGTTGTTCCCGGGCGGCGAGGCGGACGTGCGCCTGACCGACGAAAGCGACGTGCTGAACGCCGGGGTGGAAATCTACGCCCAGCCCCCGGGGAAAAAGCTGCAGAACATCACCCTGCTCTCCGGCGGCGAAAAAGCCCTCACGGCGCTCTCCCTGCTCTTCGCCTTCTACATGGTGCGGCCCGCGCCCTTCGCCATTTTGGACGAAGTCGACGCGCCCCTGGACGAAGCCAACGTGACGCGGTTCGTCACGCTCATCAAGGCCTTCACGGAGCACGCCCAGTTCATCGTGATCACCCACAACAAGCGCACCATGGAAACCGCCGACACGCTGTACGGCGTGACCATGGAGGTGCAGGGGGTGTCGCGACTTCTGTCGGCCCGTCTTAAGACGTTGGAAGACCGGCGAACCGCCCAAAGCCCCGAAGCGGTCCTGGCTTCCCCCGGCGCCGCCGGCTGA
- a CDS encoding WecB/TagA/CpsF family glycosyltransferase — protein sequence MDAVSSDDVLRRVGEFLSDPRPRQIATANALMILAAERHPGLARALGAADLVVPDSAGVVWAAARRGARLVQTPGVELMEKICGEAAGRGWTVYLLGAAPGVAAAAAAALQKRFPRLRVSGVDHGYFNAEEEPRVIERVAQTAPDFLFVALDTPRQDAWIHRHLGRFHAGVTMGVGGSFDVFSGRVPRAPGWMRRARLEWLFRLLREPRRAGRMAELPRFVLRVLREPRTDPVPR from the coding sequence GTGGACGCCGTGTCCTCCGACGATGTCCTTCGCCGGGTGGGGGAATTTCTTTCCGATCCCCGCCCCCGCCAAATCGCCACCGCCAACGCCCTCATGATTCTGGCCGCCGAGCGTCATCCCGGCCTGGCCCGGGCCCTGGGCGCCGCGGACTTGGTGGTCCCGGATTCCGCGGGGGTGGTGTGGGCCGCGGCCCGACGGGGCGCGCGGCTGGTTCAAACCCCGGGCGTGGAATTGATGGAAAAAATTTGCGGCGAAGCCGCCGGGCGCGGCTGGACGGTCTATCTGTTGGGCGCCGCCCCGGGCGTCGCGGCGGCGGCCGCCGCGGCGCTTCAAAAACGATTTCCCCGTTTGCGGGTGTCCGGCGTGGACCACGGCTATTTTAACGCCGAGGAAGAGCCCCGCGTCATCGAACGAGTCGCCCAAACGGCGCCGGACTTTTTGTTCGTGGCCCTCGACACGCCCCGCCAGGACGCTTGGATTCACCGGCATTTGGGCCGATTTCACGCCGGGGTGACCATGGGGGTCGGCGGCAGTTTCGACGTTTTTTCCGGTCGCGTGCCCCGGGCCCCGGGGTGGATGCGGCGGGCGCGCTTGGAATGGTTGTTCCGCCTCCTGCGGGAGCCTCGGCGGGCGGGGCGCATGGCCGAATTGCCCCGGTTCGTCCTTCGGGTGCTTCGGGAGCCTCGAACCGATCCGGTCCCTCGATGA
- a CDS encoding class I mannose-6-phosphate isomerase: protein MNPNLSRPPRPTEPLVLIPHPRHYAWGGRGPASFLRRFLGRSQSAVPLAEAWFGAHPLGASAVAGSRQTLYDVLRRRVPRTPAGQSPLSFMAKIIEVRRPLSLQVHPAARRARRGFDRENRAGVSRDSADRSYRDPNAKPEYLVALTAFELFADWRPRAQWRTDRFCRAVLAGGAVPSTAGIRALVRAVTGWGPEEVRRLGRRVFSSAARSSAGRAGWLERIWREHGETRGDPAALLVPFMGYHRLKPGDGFFVPPGVAHTYLAGAGLEVMRSSDNVLRLGLTDKARRPAEARSALSMGARPRRVAAGAAPFSSNDFRVSTVAVAAAGRSHPLAWRGPALLIPTVRPLTIEIDGSAYPLPLGRGLFLPASGAGQWSAPGGRGRAGALVEGRFFVGQRI, encoded by the coding sequence ATGAACCCGAACCTCTCCCGGCCCCCCCGGCCGACCGAGCCGCTGGTCTTGATTCCGCATCCCCGCCATTACGCCTGGGGCGGCCGGGGGCCCGCCTCTTTCCTCCGCCGATTTCTGGGTCGCTCCCAGAGCGCGGTTCCCCTGGCCGAGGCGTGGTTCGGCGCCCACCCCCTGGGCGCTTCCGCGGTGGCCGGGTCCCGGCAAACGCTCTACGACGTTCTCCGACGGCGGGTTCCCCGCACGCCCGCCGGACAATCCCCGCTTTCCTTCATGGCCAAAATCATCGAGGTTCGCCGGCCCCTGTCCTTGCAGGTCCACCCCGCCGCCCGCCGCGCCCGGCGGGGGTTTGACCGGGAAAACCGCGCCGGGGTCTCCCGGGACTCCGCCGACCGTTCCTACCGGGACCCCAACGCCAAACCCGAATACCTGGTGGCCCTCACCGCCTTTGAGTTGTTCGCCGATTGGCGCCCCCGCGCCCAATGGCGAACGGACCGATTTTGCCGCGCCGTTTTGGCGGGGGGGGCCGTACCGTCGACGGCCGGGATTCGGGCGCTGGTTCGGGCCGTGACCGGGTGGGGGCCCGAGGAGGTCCGTCGATTGGGTCGCCGGGTTTTTTCGTCCGCCGCGCGGTCCTCCGCCGGGAGGGCCGGGTGGCTCGAACGAATTTGGCGGGAGCACGGGGAAACCCGCGGCGATCCGGCCGCGTTGCTGGTCCCTTTTATGGGGTACCACCGGCTAAAGCCGGGCGACGGGTTTTTTGTGCCCCCCGGGGTCGCGCACACCTATTTGGCGGGCGCGGGCCTCGAAGTGATGCGGTCCTCGGACAACGTTCTGCGTCTGGGGTTGACCGACAAAGCCCGCCGCCCGGCGGAGGCTCGATCGGCGCTTTCCATGGGGGCGCGGCCCCGGCGCGTGGCCGCGGGGGCCGCGCCTTTTTCTTCAAACGATTTTCGCGTATCGACCGTGGCCGTGGCCGCGGCCGGGCGCTCCCATCCGCTGGCCTGGCGGGGGCCCGCGCTTTTGATCCCCACCGTTCGGCCTCTGACGATTGAAATCGATGGATCGGCCTATCCATTGCCCTTGGGTCGGGGGCTTTTTCTTCCGGCCTCGGGGGCCGGCCAATGGTCCGCCCCGGGGGGGAGAGGCCGGGCCGGAGCCCTGGTCGAAGGGCGATTTTTCGTCGGACAACGGATTTGA